One segment of Plasmodium gaboni strain SY75 chromosome 3, whole genome shotgun sequence DNA contains the following:
- a CDS encoding hypothetical protein (conserved Plasmodium protein, unknown function): MTCVYSLFFFFICILLNKHWILLNRAENIFSNTELNISRISSSNNFLESSLNALKPNNNIYDDIKKKISNIDVNNIHDEVVKILKFEKLKSIIDIKTTILNCLSESILHMLRSLPAIVEEVTTYNEFCSSLEKTFSFLNDIDDEYKIKIQSCRGVTTDKIIENYFFFHLNDITTIVSIYKNKPNIMFLRFNEITHCLEEFYQKITNPFDEHVKHTELFKNFMKTYKKPPKSNYVDYLKAFLDNFNQNIEKDKILFFLDELYYYYSVNHTYIACFYLF; the protein is encoded by the exons atgacGTGTGTATATTCgctttttttctttttcatatgCATCCTTCTAAATAAGCATTGGATCCTATTAAATAGAGctgaaaatatattttcaaacACCGAATTAAATATAAGCAGAATATCTTCGtctaataattttttagAATCATCTTTGAATGCATTAAAAcctaataataatatttatgatgatataaaaaaaaaaatatctaATATAGACGTGAATAATATACATGATGAAGTAGTGAAAATATTGAAATTTGAAAAGCTAAAAAGTATAATAGATATTAAAACTACTATTTTGAATTGCTTAAGCGAATCG ATATTACACATGCTTCGATCCCTACCAGCAATTGTTGAAGAAGTTACGACGTATAACGAATTTTGTTCGTCTCTTGAAAAAactttttcatttttaaatgatatagatgatgaatataaaataaaaatacaaagTTGTAGAGGAGTTACTACTGATAAAATTAtagaaaattattttttttttcatttaaatgatataacCACAATTGTAagtatttataaaaataaaccTAATATAATGTTTTTAAGGTTTAATGAAATAACACATTGTTTAGAAGAATTTTATCAGAAAATTACTAATCCTTTTGATGAGCATGTTAAACATACtgaattatttaaaaactTTATGAAGACATATAAGAAACCACCTAAGTCTAATTATGTAGATTATTTAAAGGCATTTCTTGATAACTTTAATcaaaatatagaaaaagacaaaattcttttttttttagatgaattatattattattactcAGTAAATCATACATACATCGCATGTTTTTATCTTTTCTAA
- a CDS encoding microneme associated antigen, with translation MQDFFLKSKFNILNSTLFNNFYKRNNKDEYFKKDKNNIEDLSMIQNYDYENEWRENNKKNKMERPNPELNEQLIYSYYNHFNNNFEHYNKGTQKLKEKLKDKYNNDEYNQDKYNNDEYNQDKYNNDEYNQDKYIYDEYNQEHKYEASNIFQDKNKLNDMNNFYNNFNKNNLFNYKNFQNCDKNFLYLLNKKNNNNSTDEIILVDEFKKLKNHVLFLEMMNVNLQKQILANHLINTPKIMPHHIIINNKTEVSSNAVSEIQNNKDKKKNATFYMLFKKIFSSRFNQMIFVSSIFISFYLINKHWQRALKISQLQKKINSNFLLRSVRLFEESLGIRKNKYI, from the coding sequence ATGCAggatttttttttaaaatcCAAATTCAACATTCTAAATAGCACCTTATTCaacaatttttataaaagaaataacaaagatgaatattttaaaaaagataaaaataatattgaagATTTAAGCATGATCCAAAATTATGATTATGAAAATGAATGGAgagaaaataataagaaaaataaaatggaAAGACCAAACCCTGAATTGAATGAACAActtatttattcatattataatcattttaataataattttgaacattataataaaggtacacaaaaattaaaagaaaaattaaaagacaaatataataacgatgaatataatcaagacaaatataataacgatgaatataatcaagacaaatataataacgatgaatataatcaagacaaatatatttacgatgaatataatcaagaacataaatatgaagcaagtaatatatttcaagataaaaataaattaaatgaCATGAACAATTTTTacaataattttaataaaaacaatttatttaattataaaaattttcaaaattgtgataaaaattttttatatttattaaacaaaaaaaataataacaattCAACAGATGAAATTATATTAGTTGatgaatttaaaaaacttaaaaaccatgttctttttttagAAATGATGAATGTGAACCTACAAAAACAAATTCTAGCCAATCACTTAATTAATACTCCTAAAATTATGCCTCATCATATAatcataaataataaaactGAAGTTTCTTCTAATGCTGTAAGTGAAATTCAAAACAAcaaagataaaaaaaaaaatgcaaccttttatatgttattcaaaaaaatatttagTAGCAGATTCAATCAAATGATCTTTGTATCatccatttttatttctttctatttaattaataaacATTGGCAAAGAGCTCTTAAAATTTCACAGctacaaaaaaaaattaattcaaattttttattaagaAGTGTAAGATTATTTGAAGAATCTTTGGGCATaaggaaaaataaatatatataa
- a CDS encoding putative mitochondrial ribosomal protein L27 precursor — MEILLSSLKKRNMFNNIYGNTFSTYMIKNIYNSNKINNCNYDGYNNFIKTFKRYKMVKTSSYRRKARSSPNGQGQKAKIGIKRLSGEYVRTGQMLVKQRKIICFNYENKTRRRNFKYYPGENVKVSKNTSLIALTNGRVKYTFHVLHNIFLVNIIPEELEELKEHDLYRYRTEHVKSYEENRSLIYLRMKNLISFPKFKQTQYIRPPLKPQFLTKYDIYDNPTLQKVPVLYHKRK; from the coding sequence atggagattttattatcatcattaaagaaaagaaatatgtttaataatatatatggtAATACTTTTTCTActtatatgataaaaaatatttataatagtaataagataaataattgtaattatgatggatataataatttcataaaaacattcaaaagatataaaatGGTTAAGACTAGTTCTTATAGAAGAAAAGCAAGGAGCTCACCTAATGGGCAAGGTCAAAAAGCTAAAATCGGAATTAAACGATTAAGTGGTGAATATGTGAGAACTGGACAAATGCTTGTTAAGcaaagaaaaattatttgttttaattatgaaaataaaactagaagaagaaattttaaatattatcCTGGAGAAAATGTTAAAGTTTCTAAAAATACTAGTCTAATCGCTTTAACCAATGGTCGAGTTAAATATACTTTTCATGTTctacataatatttttcttgttAATATAATACCAGAAGAATTAGAAGAATTAAAAGAACATGatttatatagatataGAACTGAACATGTAAAATCTTATGAAGAAAATAGAAGTCTAATCTATCTTAGAATGAAAAATCTTATTTCATTTCCAAAATTTAAACAAACACAATATATCAGACCACCTCTTAAACCTCAATTCTTAACcaaatatgatatatatgataacCCCACACTTCAAAAGGTTCCTGtattatatcataaaaggaaataa